The window CCACGAAATAAAGCTTTTGTTCTAAAATGCGGGCACAAAAAAAGTCCTGGCTTACACCAGGACTTTCTCATTTCTTTTAAAATCAATTAAACTTTGATTTCAACTTCAACACCGCTAGGTAATTCAAGTTTCATTAAAGCATCAACTGTTTTAGAGTTAGAGCTATAAATATCCAATAAACGTTTGTAAGCGCATAATTGGAATTGCTCTCTAGCTTTTTTGTTTACGTGTGGAGAACGTAATACAGTAAAGATTTTTTTCTCTGTAGGAAGTGGAATTGGACCACTTACAACTGCACCCGTAGGCTTAACAGTTTTTACGATTTTCTCAGCAGATTTATCTACTAAGTTGTAATCGTAAGATTTTAATTTAATTCTGATTCTTTGGCTCATCTTGTTTTTAATTATGGTTTCCTGTTAGAGCTATTAACAACAGAAACCGGATTTATCTTAGTGTGATTTCACCGATTTAATGATTACACCGATTTCAGTTATCCATCGGTGTAATCTCATTAATCTGTGTAATCCTTTTATTAGTCTTCAGATTTAACTCTTCCTTTAGATTTCGCTACTACTTCGTCCTGTACGTTTTTAGGCGCTGGCTCATAGTGATCGAATTCCATTGTAGAAGTTGCACGGCCTGAAGTGATGGTACGTAACTGAGTTACATAACCGAACATTTCTGAAAGTGGCACCAATGCTTTGATAACCTGTGCACCGTTACGGGTATCCATACCTTGTAACTGACCACGACGACGGTTCATATCACCGATAACATCACCCATGTTTTCTTCAGGGGTTAAGATTTCGATTTTCATGATTGGTTCCATCAACGAAGGTTTACATTTAGGTAAAGCCTCACGGTATGCCATACGGGCAGCAAGCTCGAATGATAAAGCATCTGAATCGACTGCGTGGAATGAACCATCAATCAAACGTACTTTCATATCAGGAAGCGGGTAACCAGCTAATACACCGTTCGCCATTGCAGAAGCAAATCCTTTCTCAACTGAAGGGATAAATTCACGAGGAATTGAACCACCTACAATTTCGTTTACAAACTGTAATCCGCCTTTTTCAAAATCTGCATCAATTGGAGAGATAACAACTTTGATATCGGCAAATTTACCACGACCACCTGATTGTTTTTTGTAAACTTCGCGGTGTTCCGTAGTACCGAAGATAGCCTCTTTGTATGCTACTTGTGGCGCACCTTGGTTAACCTCTACTTTAAATTCGCGTTTTAAACGGTCAATTAAGATATCTAAGTGAAGCTCACCCATACCAGAAATTACAGTCTGACCAGTTTCCTGATCTGTTTGTACTCTGAATGTAGGATCTTCTTCAGCCAGTTTAGATAAGCCCATACCTAATTTATCAACGTCAGCCTGAGTTTTAGGCTCAATAGCTAAACCGATAACCGGATCAGGGAATACCATCGACTCAAGAACGATTGGGTGTTTCTCATCACAAAGGGTATCACCAGTTTTGATATCTTTAAATCCAACTACAGCAGCAATATCACCGGCAGCCACGTTAGGCACAGGGTTTTGCTTGTTAGCGTGCATTTGGAAGATACGTGAAATACGCTCTTTACTTTCTGAACGGGTATTGTAAATGTAAGAACCAGCTTCCAAGTTACCTGAATAAACACGGATAAAGCATAAACGGCCTACAAATGGGTCAGTTGCAATTTTAAATGCTAAAGCTGCAAATGGCTCATCAATACTTGGTTTCAATAAAACTTCTTCGTTAGTATCAGGGTTAGTACCTACAACACCTTCTGAATCTAAAGGTGAAGGCAATAACTCCATTACATAATCCAACATGGTTTGAACACCTTTGTTTTTGAAAGATGAACCACACACCATAGGAACGATTTTAGCATCTAAAACAGCTGCACGTAAAGCATCTAAAACTTCACGCTCAGTGATGGTTTCAGGAGCATCGAAGAATTTCTCCATTAGAGACTCATCATAATCAGCAACTGATTCTAATAATTTCTCTCTCCACTCAGCAACCTCATCAATCATATCATCAGGAATTGGCACTTCAGTAAAGGTCATACCTTTATCGTGCTCGTTCCAAACGATACCACGGTTGTTGATCAAATCAACCACACCTTTAAACTGATCTTCAGCACCGATAGGTAATTGCAAAGGAACTGCATTACTACCTAACATATCTTTAACCTGCTTAACAACTTTTAAGAAGTCAGCACCAGAACGGTCCATTTTGTTAACGAAACCGATACGGGCAACATTATAGTTGTTAGCTAAGCGCCAGTTAGTTTCTGATTGAGGCTCAACACCATCAACAGCAGAAAACAAGAACACTAAACCATCTAATACACGTAACGAGCGGTTTACCTCTACGGTAAAATCCACGTGTCCCGGTGTATCGATAATGTTCATGTGATAGTTCTGGTTTCTGTATTTCCAGTTAACTGTTGTTGCAGCAGAAGTAATGGTAATACCACGCTCTTGCTCTTGTGCCATCCAGTCCATTGTTGCAGCACCTTCGTGCACCTCACCAATTTTATGACTTACACCAGCATAATAAAGGATACGCTCAGTTGTGGTAGTTTTACCAGCATCAATGTGAGCCGCAATTCCAATATTTCTTGTAAATTTTAAATCTCTTGCCATGTTATGTTTTTGATTTATCTGATTTTAAATGATTGCACCGATTATGTAGAAACAAATCGGTGCAAATTATCTAATCAGTATAATCTTCTAATTAAATCTGTGTAATCTTACTAGTCTGTTAATCCTAAAACTAGAATCTGAAGTGAGAGAACGCTTTGTTAGCCTCAGCCATTTTGTGCGTATCTTCTTTCTTCTTAACAGCAGCACCTTCACCTTTAGCAGCAGCTACGATTTCACCAGCTAATTTCTCTTTCATGGTTTTTTCACCACGACGACGAGCGTATAAAATTAACCATTTCATACCTAAAGCTGTTTTACGCTCTGGTCTAACCTCAGTTGGAACCTGAAAGTTAGCACCACCAACACGACGAGATTTAACCTCTACAGCTGGCATAATGTTAGTTAATGCACGTTTGAATACCTCTAAACCGTTTTCACCTGCTTTTTTCTCAGCAATTTCAACAGCATCGTAAAAGATTGAGTAAGCGATAGATTTTTTTCCATCGTACATCATATTGTTTACAAAACGAGTTACCTGAACATCATTGAATTTTGGATCAGGAAGAATAATTCTCTTTTTTGGTTTTGACTTTCTCATTTCTTATTTCCTCCCGATTATTTCTTTTTACCTTTTGTTGGCGCCGCAGCTACTTGTCCTGGTTTAGGGCGTTTAGTACCATATTTAGAACGACGTTGGTTACGACCAGCTACACCTGATGTATCTAATGCACCACGAATGATGTGGTAACGTACACCTGGTAAATCTTTAACACGACCACCACGGATCAATACGATAGAGTGTTCCTGTAAGTTGTGACCTTCTCCAGGGATGTAAGCATTCACCTCTTTACCGTTCGTTAAACGAACACGGGCTACTTTACGCATTGCTGAGTTTGGTTTTTTAGGGGTAGTGGTGTACACACGTGTACATACACCTCTTCGCTGTGGACAGCTGTCCAACGCTGGAGACTTACTCTTGAACTCCAGTGCTACTCTACCTTTTCTAACTAATTGTTGAATGGTTGGCATTGTGCTTTTTTATGTTTTTTTATTAAAAAATTTACCGCTCCCCGGCATCTTTACAGATAGCCCATAAAACGGACTGCAAAAGTAGAACAATTCTTTTTAAAAATCAAGGGGTTAGCGTAAAAAGTTTGGAGCCCGGAGTTTTTAGTTTAGAGTTGAAGATTAAGGAGTTGTGAGACAGTTTGCAGTTTTTAGTTTTGGGTTGGCCATTTCCAATTCTTCAATACCTTAATATGATTGTCCTGGCGATTAGCTTTTGAAGCATCAAGTTCTTTTCAAACAGGCATAAAAGATTGTTTGAAATACTTTATCTTTAGTAAAAATCTAAATTATATGTTCTTAAGTATCATTGGAATTATCATCATTTTTATTGGCTTTGCTGTTTCTAACCAAAACAATGTTATTGGCCGCTACAGCAATATCGCCAAAATTACAGGCGTGGTTTTGGTAATTATCGGTTTATCCTTTTCTGTGTTTAAAGTGATTGATGCCGGTGAGGTTGGCGTTAAAACAGTTTTTGGGAAAGTAGACAACGATGTTTTGTACAGCGGTTTGAACGTAATTAACCCGATTGCAGTAATCACACCTTTTGATGTTAAAACCCAAAATTATACCATGTCTGGCGTTCATGATGAAGGCAATAAACAAACTGACGATGCACTGCGGGTTTTATCGGCAGATGGACTGGAAGTAATTATTGATCTCTCGGTATTATTCAGGGTTAAAGGAAGTGCAGCTCCACAAATCCTAAGGGAAATTGGAACCGATTACCTGGAAAAGATTGTTCGCCCGGTTTCGCGTACTGCCATTAGAGATAATGCCGTAGCTTATGATGCTGTTGCACTATATTCCAGTAAAAGGGATGAATTTCAGGCTAAAATATTTAACACGATTGAGAAAAGTTTTGCCAAAAGGGGTTTAGAATTAGAGCAGCTTTTAGTGCGTAACATCACCCTTCCCGCATCGGTAAAAGCAAGTATTGAATCTAAAATAAATGCCGAACAGGATGCACAAAAGATGACATTTGTACTTCAAAAAGAACGCCAGGAAGCAGAACGTAAAAGAGTAGAAGCCCAGGGTATTGCCGATTATCAACGTATTCTTTCAACAGGATTGAGTGACAGGCAGCTTCAGTATGAATCTATATTAGCTCAAAAAGAAATTGCGAAATCGGCAAATACGAAAGTCATTATTATGGGGAATGGTAAAAGTACCCCAATTATTTTAGGCGGAAATTAATTTAAAACACTCAAAACATGAAAACGAAAATCATTACCATCATGCTTTTTAGTATTGCGTACCTGTGTAATGCGCAAACTACTCCGCTTGTTAAAAGAAAGGCAAATGTAGATTTTGATGCTTACGAAAAATTAATACCAGAAGTTAAAGCCCACCGAAAAAGCAGATTGGTCGACTTACCTGCTTTTTTAAAAATGGCAGCAGAAAAGGGCACCATTATTTTAGATACCCGATCAGATAGCTTATATAAAAGAAAACATGTTAAAGGGGCAATACACCTTAACTTCTCTGATTTTACCCAACAAAACCTACTCAGGCTTATCCCTAATGCCGATACCAGAATATTAATCTATTGCAACAACAACTTTGTAGATGACGCAGCCAATTTTGCCAGTAAAACAGTTATTCCTGTCATGGTTAATAAAAAAATCGCAGCCATTTCATTAGCGCTCAACATCCCAACTTACATTAACCTGTATGGTTATGGATACAGAAATGTTTATGAGCTTTCTGAACTGGTAAGCACATTAGATAAAAGAATAACTTTTGAGGGAACGCACGTTAAAAACAGTGCGGTTAACGCTCAGCTAATAAAAGCTAACTAATTACAATCCTTAAAACCATCTTTCAGCACCTTTAACCTGGCTACCGCAGCTTCGAGCTCTTTGGGGGCTTTACCGTATTCGTAGGTAATTTTATATTGCTTACCATCAGCGTTAATGGCGATCCACTCGGCACCACCATCTGCACAATCAGGGCAGCCTATTGTTTCGGGCAGGGCAGCAATTTTCTCCATATTCAGGTCGTTTTTGATGGCATTTACATCTGCCTCAGAAATTGTTTTGCTGCAGGTTTTGGTATCGGATGTCTGGCCGTTTTTTGATTTGGAAAAAGTAAGTTTCAAATCACTGATGAGCAGATTATTGGAGCAATATCCGACACACATCCCAAAAGAAGAGCCATAGCTGATACTATTCAGATTATTGATGCGATCTTTTTTACATCCCGAAAAAGATAAGATTGCACTGAAAGTAATGAAGAGTAAGGTTCTTTTCATAGGCTTAAAATCAATTGGTTTATTAATTATTTTGTTGTTATTAAGGTTTTAAAACAGGGCTTAATTGTTCCGAATTTACGAAAATTGCCCTATAAGCAGGTACTGAAGCTTCTAATGTCCATAATAATACACCTTTTCTATTGGTTAATACCATAATATGCCTTTTCGAACTGCAACACAGTATATTTTCAGGGGTAATCATATAAGCGCTACCCATACGATCGTTATAAATTTGTGGTGGCAACTTAATGTGCATATCTAAAGCCGCGCTTTTGGCCGGTTGGTTTAGCTTAAAGGTGTACACGCCAGATTGATGTTTATCTATCCCATTATCGAAAAACATTAAATTACCTTCTGCGTTTATATGCACGGCATGAGCCTGAGAGAAACCGGCTTCGGCAGGTATCTTAATATCCCCTCCTTTACCAAATTTCCAGATTACTTTGCCCGTTTTCGAATCGATTTTCCAAATCTGTCCGTTATTATAAAAGGAAATGATATAATTTCCATCCGTATCGTAATTTAAACTGTTGGCGTGCATCCAGTCTTTTTTAGTTTTTAACAGCGCCATGTCAGCAAAAGGATCAAGTGCATCAAACACACTCCATTTCCATATCTGTTTTCCTTTCTGATCCATCACCATAATACCGTCGCCATTTATGGTATCTTGCCTGGCACCACCAATATGAGTTAAATCGGTTATCTTGCGGTCAACAAAGAGCGTTACCAATTCGCCCTTACTGTTTTTTAAAATTTCGTGGTGAATGGTTTGTTTAAAATCGCCCTGTCCTTTTTTCAGGTGTAACACGGTATCGCCATTCAGATTAATTTCCAGAATTTGGCTCCCATAGCTTGTAGGTTCATCGTTACTCCCCAAAATAGACAGCAAGGTTTTATCTTTGGTAAAGTTGATTACTTTGAAGCCCATATTATCAATCATGTGGTACCACCTTAATCTTCCTTTATAATCAACCAGATAAGCCATTCCCGGCGAATACCTTTTGTTAATGAGGATTAATCCGTTTTTAAATTCCTTTGGGATCAACTTATCATCAGCACTTTTGGCCTTAAATTGGTCTTTTAACCATTCCGGTAAATCGCGCGATTCGAAAGTATAGGTTTTACTTACTGTTTCGGCACCATTTTTAACTGTTATAACCTGATAAGCATAGCTTGTTTTAGGAATAATGTTGCAAAGTACAAATGTATGGCGACTTTTGTTTTTCGAAATAGGTGAGATCTGCTTTAAAGAATCAGCAATTTTATTGGGCCAGTATTTCACGTACGCATCAACATCCGAACTGGTATTTACGTCAATCTGGATTTTTAATTCATTGTTGTTGTGCAGACCAACCTTAATTTCTTTAATACTACCGTTGTTAGAACAGCCGAAAAGCGCCAGTACAAAAACTAAAACAGCAAATTTTAAAATATACTTCATAAATTTCTGATCATTATATATAATAGGATGTTGCTTGTAAACAAAAAAGAATACATAGCAAAAACTACATATTCTTTTTTGTTAAATAAAAGTATGAAATTATTGTCTGCCCGAGTTATTTAAATTCGGGTTAATATTTACCTGGTTTAAAGGATAAGGGAAATACTGATCACGAGGCATGACAATTGTTGGTGTTTTGTTGATGCGTTTCAGATACCCGTTTACAATAGGTTCATATTTACCAAAACGTATTAAATCGGCTCTTCTTTTGCCTTCATAAAACAATTCCCAGCCACGTTCCTGCAAAAGTGCATCTTTTAATGTGGTTTGGTTATAGTTGGCCGCAACCAATAGTTTGGCATGCGATCTGCCTTTTACCTGGTTAATCAGGTCGATACATTCGGTAGTCGGCCCGCTTAATTCGTTAATGGCTTCCGCCCTGCTCAGCAATACATCGGCATAGCGCAAAATGTTTACACTATGGCCATCGTAATAAGTATTTGCACCATTTGGGTCCGCATATTTTGCTGTAGCCACATCCTGCATATAAAATACCCCGGCTGGTGGCGTGGCGCCCAATGACGGAGCTTGTTTGTACACCAATTTATCAACCCCGGTATACTCAGCAAAAAAGAGTTTTTTTCTGTCATCAGCTGCATCGAAACTGTTGTAAAAATCCCAGGTTACCGCATAATACTGCCATCTGTCGGTTAAAACCGGATGGTTTGATGGCCCAAAGTGATTTAACAATTCTGTTCCATTCACATTGGCATCGCTTAATACGGAGAAAATATTCTCTTCACACCATTGATTACTCTCAGCAAAAAGGCCAGCATAAGATGGATAAAGCGAATACACTTTTAAATCCATTACCTGTTTGGTTAGATCGACTACTTTTTGCCATTGGTGCTGGCGCAGGTATAGTTTAGCTAACAAAGTAAGTGCGGCGCCTTTGGTTGCCCTTCCAACATCGTTACTTGCATATATCGAATTGTTGGCATAGTTTACTGGTAATGCATTTGCAGCAGCTTGTAAATCGTTTATTAGAAAAGCTTCAATCTGATCAAGCGGGGTCAAAGTTGCTCTTTTTGTATAATCCGGATTTGCAAGGTCTTTTTCAGTAGCTAAAATTACCGGTCCCCAGGCATCGGTTAAATCCATATAAGCTACTGCCCTTAAAAATTTAATTTCGGCAAGGAACTGATCTTTTTCTGCCTGTGAAAGGCTGGTCATGGGGCTGATATTGAAAATAGCGTTGTTCGCATTCGAAATCAGCTTGTATATCTGTCTCCAGTCCTCAGCAATCAATCCATTTGCCGAGTTCCATTGTATATTGGAAAGTTGGCCCGGATCACCACTGTAGCTACAATGTCCAACATCGGTAGTTAAATCGGTTAACGCAAAATGCCTAACCGTCCAGTAATCAAAATTGTCACCAACAGATGGGCCTTTTAACCTGGCATACACTGCATTTACTGCCGCTATAGCATCCGATTTGGTTCTAAAAGCGTTGGTATTGGTTAAACTACTGTAGACAACTGGCTCTAAATCTTTTTTACAAGAAAACTGCAAAAGCACAACTGCAGCAATCGCTATAATAATTTTATATCTTTTCATCTCTTTATCTTGATTAATCCTTATCAGTAGGATAGTATTAGTTGATGGTTAATTTTACGCCTGCCGAAAATGTCCTGAAAGCCGGGAATGCATTAAAATCTATTCCGCCACCAAAGTTGCTTCCCGAGTGTGAGTTTACTTCAGGATCAGTTCCAGTATAATTGGTAATAGTGAATAGGTTCTGCGCCTCAGCGTATACTTTTAGTCCCTTTATTACTTTAAGGCGATCGAACAATTTTGAAGGCACGGTATAACCAAACGAAACCGATTTTAACCTCACATACGAGGCATCTTCAACAAAACGAGAGTTTACGTAACTGCCATAGGTACTTAAAAAATAGCCTTCGCGTGGAACATCTGTATTTTCATTAACACCAGCCACAAATCTGTTTAAAGCATCGGCTCCAGTAGTAGATTCTAAAACCAACCTATTCATATTATACAGAGAGTAGCCAAAAGCACCTTGAAAGAAAATATTTAGGTCAAATCCTTTATAGTGAAAATCGTTACCTAAACCCATGCTATAGCGTGGGGTCGAATTGCCCAAAAACGTCATGTCATCTGGTGTAATTTTACCATCTCCATTGGTATCTTGATATTTTGGGTCGCCGGGTTTTGAATTAGGCTGTGGGGCATAGGTCTCTCCGGTTTTCAGTACACCTGCATACACATAACCGAATAACTCACCAAGTTCCCGTCCAGGCATAACCCTCGAAAACTCGCGGCCTGAAACAGTACCACTAGGGTTAGCCGTATTCACAGAAATTTGGTTGATTGGCCCTAACGACAATACTTTCTGACGGTTTAATGCAATATTAAAATTCGAATTCCAGGTAAAATTATCTGTACGGATATTTACTGTATTTAGTAAAAATTCAACACCTCTATTTTGAATTAAGCCTGCATTTATGGTCTGATTACTAAAACCCCAATACTGTTCAATTGGAATGTTATTCAACAAATCGCTTGTCTTTTTAGCATAAACATCTATTGTTGCATTAATCCGGCCATTTAAAAAGCCCATATCCAAACCAATATTAAACTGCCTTGTAGTTTCCCAGCCTAAATAAGGATTTGGCAGCGTTCTAGGCTCCGTTCCTACTTGTAGTGGCCCTCCGGGGTTTAGTACAGTGCTATAAATACTGAAAGTTGGTAATGCCAGATAGTTCATAACCCGGTCATTACCAGTAAGGCCGTAGCTTGCTCTCAATTTTAAATTAGAGAATGTACTTAAGTTTTTGATAAATTCTTCATCAGTAAATTTATAAGCAATAGAACCTGCCGGGAAACGAGCAATCCGCTTCTCCGTTCCAAACTTTGATGAACCATCTGCCCTATAAGTAAAAGCTACTAAAAGTTTATCTTTATATGAATAATTTAACCTACCATAGATCGAATTAAAAGTAGCCTGTTCTTTAAAACTATTATAACCATTACCTAAGTTAGATATAGTAACACCTGAACCATTTGGCGTGGATCCTGCTCCCAGATTATAGAACAAAAATGCATCACTAGGAAACCCTTTACTACCAGCGGCTATATAATCATTTACATCCTTCTGTTTTGAAAATCCAAATAATGCAGTAAAATCATGGTCTGCAATTTTATACTTATAAGTTAAGTAATTCTCTACCAGCCACCTAAAAGTAGTTGAGCTTTTTTGTGCAGCTATTCCCCATTCACAGCTCCTGCAGTTAGCGTTCTCGGAATATATTGTCCTTCATTAAGATTGGTATATTCTGCACCGCCCCCTAAATGATAGGTTAAGCCTTTAATGATTTCATAATCCAATGATATATTTGCATTAGCTAATTTATTGGTACTGGTATTGGTAGGTTCGAGTAAACTAGCCAATGGGTTGTTTTTACCCTGGTAACGGAAATAAGTTCCATCGGCATTGTACACCGGGATATTTGGCATTGCTGTTAACAAGCCAAACAATGGCGCAGTAATATCTGCTGAGTACGATTGTTGAAATAATTTAGAGGTTGAGCCATAAAAATTAGCACCTAGCTTTAACCTTTCGTTAAGGCTTTTTTCGGCTCCAATCCTGGCAGTATATTTCTCCAATCCGGTTCCTTTTAAAACACCTTTCTGATTAATGTAGTTACCTGATACATACAGTTTAGAGTTTTGATCGCCACTGCTGATACTTAAGCTCCTGTTATGAACTGAGGCTTGTTGCGTAGCTTCTTCCAACCAATTGGTATTAGCAATTGAAAAAGATGGCGGAAATAAAACTGGCTTACCATCTTCAATAGCTGTAGCATTTTGAATAGCAGTATATTGCTGACCGTTTAACAACGTTGGTTTATAGGTTAAATATTGCGTACCGTTCGATAGATCCAAATCAATGGCTACCCTACCTGCTTTACCTTTTTTAGTAGTGATTAAAACTACTCCGTTACCACCCCTCGCGCCATAAATGGCAGCCGATGAGGCATCCTTTAAAATCTGGATGTCTTCAATATCATTCGGGTTAATGGTACTTCCGTTATCAGAAATAAAACCATCTACAACATACAGCGGACTATTTGTTGTGTTAATGGAGTTACCACCTCTCACTGTAATCTGCATACCTGCACCCGGCGCAAAACTTGTTTGTTGTACCTGCACACCCGCAGCCTTACCTTGAATGGCCTGCCCGATGTTGGACGTAGTGCCACCTAAGTTCAGGTCATCACTTTTAATCGAACTGATAGAACCTGTTAAATCCGTTTTCCGTTGGGTACCATAACCCACAACTACTACTTCATTTAACTTATTGAGGTCTTCTTCTAAATTTACATTTACTACATTTGAAGCTCCAATGGTTACTTTTTGTGTTTTGTAACCGACTAAAGTAAAGTTTAAAACACGTAATTTTCCTTTTAAGGTTAATGTAAACTT is drawn from Pedobacter sp. HDW13 and contains these coding sequences:
- a CDS encoding SusC/RagA family TonB-linked outer membrane protein is translated as MTKIYKQTTAHYRESIPIKRRTLFNALLKNIYCCLFLLIPIAASAQTVVTGTVKDEKGLPAVGTSVTETDVKNGTSVDPNGKFTLTLKGKLRVLNFTLVGYKTQKVTIGASNVVNVNLEEDLNKLNEVVVVGYGTQRKTDLTGSISSIKSDDLNLGGTTSNIGQAIQGKAAGVQVQQTSFAPGAGMQITVRGGNSINTTNSPLYVVDGFISDNGSTINPNDIEDIQILKDASSAAIYGARGGNGVVLITTKKGKAGRVAIDLDLSNGTQYLTYKPTLLNGQQYTAIQNATAIEDGKPVLFPPSFSIANTNWLEEATQQASVHNRSLSISSGDQNSKLYVSGNYINQKGVLKGTGLEKYTARIGAEKSLNERLKLGANFYGSTSKLFQQSYSADITAPLFGLLTAMPNIPVYNADGTYFRYQGKNNPLASLLEPTNTSTNKLANANISLDYEIIKGLTYHLGGGAEYTNLNEGQYIPRTLTAGAVNGE